In Zingiber officinale cultivar Zhangliang chromosome 6A, Zo_v1.1, whole genome shotgun sequence, a single genomic region encodes these proteins:
- the LOC121998380 gene encoding protein YIPF5 homolog — protein MAKEFSVPPVVFPSPSGNPNVPQQRRASGPGLAPPFQPPRPSNPGVANPSIPFMSFDIGSTTASSSFSAPVYASSSGVGSLSVSGSFEDEPPLLEELGINTRQIWRKTLSIMNPFRVNPNLHEDGDLSGPFLFLMAFGLFQLLAGKFHFGIILGWVTVASLFLYVVFNMLAGRNGNLDLYRCLSLIGYCMLPMVIFSALSLFVPHGGVVIFAMALVFVLWSTRVCTRLLVELASCGDEHRGLIAYACWLVYLLFSLLIIF, from the coding sequence ATGGCGAAGGAGTTTTCGGTTCCTCCGGTGGTTTTCCCCTCTCCCTCCGGCAATCCCAACGTGCCGCAGCAGCGCCGTGCTTCAGGGCCTGGGCTGGCGCCGCCCTTCCAGCCTCCTCGACCTTCGAATCCCGGAGTCGCCAACCCTAGCATCCCCTTCATGTCCTTCGACATCGGATCCACCAccgcttcttcctccttctccgccCCCGTCTATGCCTCCTCCAGCGGGGTTGGGAGTCTCTCCGTCTCCGGTTCGTTTGAGGACGAGCCGCCCCTCCTCGAGGAGCTCGGCATCAACACCCGCCAGATCTGGCGGAAGACCCTATCCATCATGAATCCCTTTCGCGTTAACCCTAATCTGCACGAGGACGGCGACCTATCCGGCCCTTTCCTCTTCCTTATGGCATTTGGTCTCTTCCAGCTTCTCGCTGGAAAGTTTCACTTCGGAATCATCTTGGGTTGGGTCACCGTCGCCTCTCTCTTCCTCTACGTGGTCTTTAACATGCTTGCTGGGCGGAACGGAAATCTGGATCTGTATCGGTGCTTGAGCTTGATTGGGTATTGTATGCTGCCAATGGTTATCTTCTCGGCTCTGTCACTGTTTGTGCCTCACGGCGGTGTCGTGATCTTTGCGATGGCTTTGGTGTTTGTGCTGTGGTCTACACGAGTTTGCACGAGGCTTCTGGTTGAGCTTGCTTCTTGTGGGGATGAACACCGTGGTCTCATAGCCTATGCCTGTTGGCTCGTTTACTTGCTTTTCTCTCTGCTTATTATATTCTGA
- the LOC121998381 gene encoding serine carboxypeptidase-like 27: MEFASRYLLRPSRICFPLLLLAAAAAAAVAVPPVAQQERDRIGRLPGQPHVDFAQYAGYVTVNASAGRALFYWLVEAPASAQPAPLVLWLNGGPGCSSVAYGASEELGPFRIHSDGMTLYLNPHAWNRVANVLFLDSPAGVGFSYTNTSSDLITSGDHRTAVDAYNFLVNWFERFPQYKQREFYIAGESYAGHYVPQLSQLVYEKNIGIQNPAINFKGFLVGNAVTDDYHDYVGTFEYWWTHGLISDSTYRILRIHCDNEVSEHPSGACTQALETADAEMGNIDPYSIYTLPCNDTGSLRRKLRGHYPWMSRAYDPCTERYSKMYYNHPEVQKALHANTTGIPYLWDTCSDTVGNNWGDAPKSMLPIYQELISAGLKIWVFSGDTDSVVPLTATRYSIDALKLKTVKNWYPWYDHGKVGGWSQIYGGLTLVTVTGAGHEVPLHRPRQALILFRHFLKNKPMPES, encoded by the exons ATGGAGTTCGCCTCCAGGTACTTGTTGCGTCCCTCCCGTATTTGCTTTCCGCTGCTGCtgctggcggcggcggcggcggcggccgtgGCTGTGCCTCCGGTGGCGCAGCAGGAGCGGGACAGAATCGGACGCCTGCCCGGCCAGCCTCACGTTGACTTCGCCCAGTACGCCGGCTACGTCACCGTCAACGCCTCCGCTGGCCGCGCGCTCTTCTACTGGCTCGTCGAGGCGCCGGCCTCCGCGCAGCCCGCGCCGCTGGTCCTCTGGCTCAACGGCGGCCCGGGGTGCTCCTCCGTCGCCTACGGCGCCTCCGAGGAGCTAGGCCCCTTCCGGATCCACTCCGACGGGATGACGCTTTACCTCAACCCCCACGCCTGGAACAGAG TGGCGAATGTGCTGTTCTTGGACTCGCCGGCGGGCGTCGGATTTTCCTACACGAATACCTCGTCGGATCTCATCACCTCCGGCGACCACAGAACAG CCGTGGACGCATACAATTTTCTCGTGAATTGGTTCGAGAGGTTTCCTCAATATAAGCAGAGAGAATTCTACATCGCCGGAGAGAGTTATGCAG GGCATTATGTTCCTCAACTATCTCAGCTAGTTTACGAAAAGAACATCGGAATCCAGAATCCTGCAATCAACTTCAAAGGATTCTTG GTGGGCAATGCAGTTACTGATGACTACCATGACTATGTGGGAACCTTTGAGTACTGGTGGACTCACGGCTTGATCTCCGACTCGACTTATAGAATTCTAAGAATCCACTGCGATAACGAAGTTTCTGAACACCCTTCAGGTGCATGTACGCAGGCCCTTGAAACAGCCGATGCTGAAATGGGGAACATTGACCCTTATAGCATCTACACTCTTCCTTGCAATGATACTGGATCTCTTAGGCGCAAACTAAGAGGCCATTAT CCTTGGATGTCCAGAGCATACGATCCTTGCACTGAAAGGTACTCGAAGATGTACTACAACCATCCTGAGGTCCAAAAGGCACTTCATGCCAACACAACAGGAATACCATACCTTTGGGACACATGCAG TGACACTGTAGGAAACAACTGGGGAGATGCACCTAAATCCATGCTTCCTATTTATCAGGAACTCATTTCAGCTGGCTTAAAGATATGGGTTTTCAG TGGAGATACAGATTCTGTGGTTCCGTTGACCGCGACAAGATACTCCATTGATGCCCTCAAATTGAAGACTGTtaagaattggtacccttggtaTGACCATGGAAAG GTTGGAGGATGGAGTCAAATCTATGGAGGACTGACCTTGGTGACAGTAACCGGAGCCGGACATGAGGTTCCTCTTCATCGTCCCCGGCAAGCTCTGATACTCTTCAGGCATTTCCTGAAAAACAAGCCAATGCCGGAAAGTTAA